In a genomic window of Paramicrobacterium chengjingii:
- a CDS encoding ABC transporter ATP-binding protein → MTQITPARDVLAPADDEHGVMTNYNDSAYGVPSVSVPPAGAAPVAVPPVLAAENLHKSYGPARALAGVSFAVAPGESVAIMGASGSGKTTLLHALAGIIVPDAGSVSFHSIAGAVRVSELGEKERSRLRRESFGFVFQQGLLLPELTAVENVALPLMMAGYPRREAEGRAMHWLHLLGLAGLETRRIGELSGGQAQRVAIARAQVTGATVIFADEPTGALDSTTGDGVMSALLDSTVGQGNTLVVVTHDETVASRCSRTIRMRDGMLQHDASRQGKVPQQPTETQFLGSGWSQQ, encoded by the coding sequence ATGACACAGATCACTCCAGCGCGCGATGTGCTCGCTCCGGCGGATGACGAGCATGGAGTCATGACCAACTACAACGACTCCGCATACGGTGTTCCATCCGTTTCCGTTCCGCCGGCAGGAGCTGCGCCCGTTGCAGTTCCGCCCGTCCTGGCGGCCGAAAACTTGCACAAGAGTTACGGCCCTGCCCGTGCCCTCGCCGGTGTCAGCTTCGCGGTTGCGCCGGGGGAGTCCGTCGCCATTATGGGGGCATCCGGTTCGGGTAAGACGACGCTTCTGCACGCACTTGCGGGCATCATCGTTCCCGACGCAGGCAGCGTCTCATTTCACTCGATTGCCGGGGCCGTTCGTGTGAGCGAGCTCGGCGAGAAGGAGCGGTCGCGACTGCGCCGCGAATCGTTTGGCTTTGTGTTTCAGCAGGGACTTCTCTTACCAGAGCTCACTGCCGTTGAGAACGTGGCGTTGCCGCTCATGATGGCCGGGTATCCGCGCCGCGAGGCGGAAGGGCGTGCCATGCACTGGCTTCATCTACTGGGGCTCGCCGGTCTTGAAACACGTCGCATCGGGGAACTGTCAGGCGGTCAGGCGCAGCGCGTCGCCATCGCGCGGGCTCAGGTGACGGGCGCGACAGTGATCTTCGCCGATGAGCCGACGGGTGCCCTTGACTCGACAACCGGAGACGGTGTCATGTCTGCCTTACTCGACTCGACGGTCGGTCAGGGCAACACGCTCGTCGTTGTCACCCACGACGAGACGGTGGCATCTCGCTGTTCGCGCACGATCCGCATGCGAGACGGGATGCTGCAGCATGACGCGTCACGGCAAGGTAAAGTTCCACAGCAGCCCACCGAAACGCAGTTTCTCGGCAGCGGATGGAGCCAGCAATGA
- a CDS encoding GNAT family N-acetyltransferase, producing MTAVFPDPAPLVGRFVRLEPLVDTDAPELFSAIVRPEVYEFGYGGGVAGMPGDAATFARELRSHYPFATGIPFTVRLAAGPDNGRIIGTTSLGDIDVVNRGAHIGWTAYHPAAWGTGVNPECKLLLMTLAFDAGFERVKIQTDAVNARSRAAIAKLGASFEGILRHHKIRADGTWRDTAVYSVLADEWPDVRTRLTERLEHAAAPQLSGV from the coding sequence ATGACTGCCGTCTTTCCCGACCCGGCACCGCTCGTCGGTCGGTTCGTGCGCCTCGAACCTCTCGTCGACACCGACGCCCCAGAGCTCTTTAGTGCCATTGTTCGGCCTGAGGTGTATGAATTCGGCTACGGCGGCGGGGTGGCGGGCATGCCGGGTGACGCCGCGACGTTCGCGCGCGAGCTGCGCAGCCACTACCCGTTTGCCACGGGCATACCGTTCACCGTGCGGCTCGCTGCCGGTCCCGACAACGGGCGCATTATCGGCACGACGTCGCTCGGCGACATCGACGTGGTCAACAGGGGAGCGCATATCGGTTGGACGGCGTACCACCCAGCCGCGTGGGGAACCGGCGTCAACCCGGAGTGCAAGCTGCTGCTCATGACCCTCGCCTTCGACGCGGGGTTTGAGAGAGTGAAGATTCAGACGGATGCTGTCAACGCCCGGTCTCGGGCGGCCATCGCCAAGCTGGGTGCCTCGTTCGAGGGAATCCTGCGGCACCACAAGATTCGTGCAGACGGAACCTGGCGAGACACAGCCGTCTACTCCGTGCTCGCAGACGAATGGCCCGATGTGCGCACACGGCTGACGGAGCGGCTCGAGCACGCAGCGGCACCTCAGCTCAGCGGAGTCTGA
- a CDS encoding lactonase family protein, which produces MADSQPTFWLGTYTADGDGTAAGIVALTREDAGTLRPSFAHAAQSPSWLTVHPEHPVVYASEEFTGRVLALRPDGVTLDALADTTVDAGVCHLSVAPDGSALVAADYGTGAIIWIPLSDDGRFAGRPVVTEPASRDPYGFDADDDTGLASLSTPDAAAREPHAHQSRWLPNGLVVTTDLGFDLVRVWRPTRSGLVHRQDVSLPRGVGPRHTLWHESGHLHVLTEYSGEVFTLRFDESGALRVLTAVRASADSLENDDTGAEIAIGDRRDRLYVGIRGTNRISTLEVRGDGTELRAIGDVESGGNWPRHHIVDGAVVHVAHQFSGDVATHRLDDRTGIPRTVVGTVETGSATCLARASVNIDS; this is translated from the coding sequence ATGGCAGACTCGCAACCCACTTTTTGGCTCGGAACCTACACGGCCGACGGCGATGGCACGGCAGCGGGGATCGTCGCGCTGACGCGGGAAGATGCCGGAACGCTGCGCCCGTCGTTCGCGCACGCGGCGCAGTCACCGTCGTGGCTGACGGTGCACCCGGAGCATCCGGTGGTGTACGCCTCTGAAGAATTCACCGGCAGGGTGCTCGCGCTGCGCCCCGATGGTGTAACCCTCGATGCGTTGGCCGACACCACCGTTGACGCCGGAGTCTGCCACCTATCGGTCGCTCCGGACGGCAGCGCTCTCGTCGCTGCCGACTACGGCACGGGCGCGATCATCTGGATTCCGCTAAGCGACGATGGACGCTTCGCCGGACGACCCGTCGTGACGGAACCAGCGTCACGGGATCCCTACGGCTTCGACGCCGACGACGACACCGGGCTTGCGTCTCTCTCGACACCGGATGCCGCGGCACGCGAGCCGCACGCGCACCAATCGCGCTGGCTGCCGAATGGTCTCGTGGTCACAACAGATCTCGGGTTCGACCTGGTTCGCGTGTGGCGACCGACCCGTTCTGGCCTCGTGCACCGGCAGGACGTCTCGTTGCCGCGAGGCGTCGGCCCGCGGCATACGCTGTGGCACGAGAGCGGCCACCTGCACGTGCTCACTGAGTACTCGGGCGAAGTGTTCACGCTGCGCTTCGACGAGTCGGGCGCTCTGCGGGTGCTCACGGCGGTGAGAGCAAGCGCAGATTCCCTCGAAAATGACGACACGGGCGCAGAGATCGCGATCGGCGACAGACGGGACCGACTGTATGTCGGCATCCGTGGAACCAACCGAATATCGACTCTCGAGGTGCGCGGCGACGGCACAGAACTGCGTGCGATCGGCGACGTGGAATCGGGAGGCAACTGGCCCAGACACCACATCGTCGACGGCGCGGTGGTGCATGTGGCTCACCAGTTCTCGGGCGACGTGGCCACGCATCGCCTCGACGACCGCACGGGCATTCCGCGCACTGTCGTGGGCACCGTTGAGACCGGAAGCGCCACGTGCCTCGCTCGCGCGAGCGTTAATATCGATTCATGA
- a CDS encoding maleylpyruvate isomerase N-terminal domain-containing protein gives MARTERYAMACRTFIDVVSNVRNDQWDAPGLGVWNVRSLTGHTARAVITVIDYLDLDPAAQIDMPTAGDYYGQIYLAYTNPEAIAKRGVEAGVALGADPVAAITVLVERALALLADQPSDRLVSLGGMGIPIDEYLKTRVFELVVHTMDLARATGQTADFAPELIESAASLAAGIAARKGDGEQVLMSLTGREPLPPGFSVV, from the coding sequence ATGGCGCGAACAGAACGATACGCGATGGCGTGCCGCACATTTATCGACGTGGTGTCGAACGTGCGTAACGACCAGTGGGATGCCCCGGGCCTCGGAGTCTGGAATGTGCGCTCGCTCACGGGGCACACGGCACGGGCTGTGATCACGGTGATCGACTACCTTGACCTCGACCCGGCAGCTCAGATCGATATGCCGACGGCAGGCGACTACTACGGACAGATCTACCTCGCGTACACAAACCCCGAGGCGATCGCGAAGCGCGGTGTCGAGGCCGGCGTGGCCCTCGGAGCGGACCCAGTCGCGGCCATCACCGTGCTCGTCGAGCGTGCGCTCGCGCTGCTCGCGGATCAGCCGAGCGACAGGCTCGTATCGCTTGGCGGCATGGGAATTCCCATTGACGAGTATCTCAAGACACGCGTCTTCGAGCTTGTCGTACACACGATGGATCTCGCCCGAGCGACAGGGCAGACCGCTGATTTCGCCCCAGAGCTCATTGAGTCGGCGGCCTCCCTCGCGGCAGGAATCGCCGCGCGCAAGGGCGATGGCGAGCAGGTGCTCATGTCACTCACGGGACGCGAACCTCTCCCGCCCGGCTTCAGCGTGGTGTAA
- a CDS encoding glycoside hydrolase family 15 protein, which translates to MPQNIEDYALISDCQTAALVARDGSIDWLCLPRYDSPSVFGALLGDESHGRWKLAPTDESAVASRRYLNHSFVLVTRWVTHDGEVEVTEFMPLRDGRADLVRRVSGVRGTVEMTADVRFRFGYATAVPWVRQLSGGKHHGIKAVAGPDAIVMRGMSLRASDHAHTGTFSISEGETVDLTMTWYPSHLRAPEAPNVDRGLQRTTQWWTDWASRVTHEGAYYDEVIRSLLVLRALTYEETGGIVAAATTSLPEQFGGERNWDYRYVWLRDASLTLEALLLHSYTDEAAGWRAWLLRAIAGDPADVQIMYGIAGERDLAEKDITSLPGYRGASPVRVGNAAVEQFQSDVVGEVMVALDKARKAGLEETDFSWPLQRALVQFVQQTWDKPDQGIWEIRGPAQYFTQGRVMVWAALDRAISAVRDDGLDGPADEWEILRDRIRDEIEEKGFDTELGSYTQHYGSGTVDASLLQLPQVGYCAYDDPRMLSTVAVIERELMADGLLLRYRTEHNVDGLPPGENPFLACSFWLVEQYAFSGRLDDARELMDRLVGYCNDVGMLSEEIDPRTGHHVGNTPQAFSHLTLLRAADAISKVEQGRSETFTPR; encoded by the coding sequence ATGCCGCAGAATATCGAAGACTATGCTCTGATCAGCGATTGCCAGACGGCGGCTCTTGTCGCGCGCGACGGCAGCATCGATTGGCTCTGCCTGCCTCGCTACGACTCTCCGTCTGTATTCGGGGCTCTTCTCGGCGACGAAAGCCATGGTCGCTGGAAGCTGGCGCCAACGGACGAGTCCGCGGTTGCGTCGAGACGTTACCTCAATCACAGCTTCGTGCTCGTCACCCGCTGGGTGACGCACGATGGCGAAGTGGAGGTCACAGAGTTCATGCCGTTGCGCGACGGACGCGCCGATCTCGTTCGGCGCGTGAGCGGGGTGCGCGGCACCGTCGAGATGACCGCCGACGTGCGATTTCGGTTCGGTTACGCGACGGCGGTTCCGTGGGTGCGTCAGCTCTCCGGCGGCAAGCACCATGGAATCAAGGCGGTGGCGGGCCCCGATGCCATCGTCATGCGCGGCATGTCGCTCAGAGCATCGGATCATGCGCACACGGGAACCTTCTCCATTTCGGAAGGTGAGACTGTCGATCTCACCATGACGTGGTACCCGTCGCATCTGCGCGCCCCCGAGGCACCGAATGTCGACCGCGGCTTGCAGAGAACGACGCAATGGTGGACGGACTGGGCGTCCCGCGTCACTCACGAGGGCGCCTACTACGACGAGGTGATCCGCTCACTGCTGGTGCTGAGGGCGCTGACGTACGAGGAGACGGGTGGCATCGTCGCCGCGGCGACAACATCTTTGCCAGAGCAGTTCGGCGGAGAACGCAACTGGGACTATCGCTACGTGTGGCTGCGCGACGCCTCTCTGACGCTCGAGGCACTGCTGCTTCACAGCTATACGGACGAGGCGGCCGGTTGGCGAGCATGGCTGCTGCGTGCCATTGCCGGCGATCCCGCCGATGTGCAGATCATGTACGGGATCGCGGGCGAACGCGACCTGGCGGAGAAAGACATCACCTCACTGCCCGGCTACCGCGGGGCGAGCCCGGTGCGGGTGGGAAACGCTGCCGTGGAGCAGTTTCAGTCTGACGTTGTCGGTGAGGTCATGGTCGCCCTCGATAAAGCGCGCAAGGCCGGTCTCGAAGAGACCGACTTCTCATGGCCCCTGCAGCGTGCTCTCGTGCAGTTCGTGCAGCAGACCTGGGACAAGCCCGACCAGGGAATCTGGGAGATCCGCGGCCCCGCGCAGTATTTCACGCAGGGGCGCGTCATGGTGTGGGCAGCGCTCGATCGAGCCATCAGCGCCGTGAGAGACGACGGCCTCGACGGACCTGCTGACGAATGGGAGATTTTGCGCGACCGCATCCGCGATGAGATCGAAGAGAAGGGTTTTGATACCGAACTCGGCTCCTATACACAGCACTACGGCTCGGGCACCGTTGACGCGTCGCTTCTGCAGCTGCCTCAGGTGGGGTATTGCGCCTACGACGACCCGCGGATGCTGTCAACGGTTGCCGTTATCGAGCGGGAGCTGATGGCGGATGGGCTACTGCTGCGTTACCGCACCGAGCACAATGTCGATGGGCTGCCGCCAGGCGAGAACCCATTTCTTGCCTGCTCGTTCTGGCTCGTCGAACAGTATGCCTTCAGCGGCCGGCTCGACGATGCGCGGGAACTCATGGATCGGCTCGTCGGTTACTGCAACGATGTCGGGATGCTGAGTGAGGAGATCGATCCGCGCACGGGGCACCACGTGGGCAACACCCCGCAGGCGTTCTCTCATCTGACGCTGTTGCGAGCGGCAGATGCCATTTCGAAGGTGGAGCAGGGCAGATCGGAGACCTTTACACCACGCTGA
- a CDS encoding adenylosuccinate synthase, producing MPGIVIVGAQWGDEGKGKATDLLGSRIDYVVKFNGGNNAGHTVVIGDEKYALHLLPSGILTEGVTPVIGNGVVVDLEVLFQELDALSARGVDVSKLRVSASAHVITQYHRTLDKVTERFLGKRQIGTTGRGIGPAYADKINRVGIRIQDLYDENILRQKVEGALDVKNHTLVKIYNRRAIEVDEIVDELLMYAERLRPMVADTALELHEALNAEKIVLFEGGQATMLDVDHGTYPFVTSSNATSGGAATGSGVAPNRIDRVIAIVKAYTTRVGAGPFPTELFDESGDYLRETGFEFGTTTGRERRVGWYDAPVARYASRINGVTDFVLTKLDVLDGLDTIPVCVAYDVDGVRFDEMPVNQSDFHHATPIYEEFPGWKQDITGCRSFADLPKNAQDYVLALEKMSGSRISAIGVGPGRDAIVVRHDLVD from the coding sequence ATGCCAGGAATCGTGATCGTCGGCGCCCAATGGGGCGATGAGGGCAAAGGTAAGGCCACAGACCTGCTCGGAAGCCGCATCGACTACGTCGTGAAGTTCAACGGCGGAAACAACGCCGGTCACACTGTCGTCATCGGCGATGAGAAGTATGCCCTCCACTTGCTTCCCAGCGGCATTCTGACCGAAGGCGTCACGCCGGTAATCGGAAATGGCGTCGTCGTCGATCTCGAGGTGCTCTTTCAAGAACTCGATGCGCTTTCTGCACGCGGCGTCGACGTGTCGAAGCTGCGCGTGAGCGCGAGTGCACACGTCATTACGCAATACCACCGCACCCTCGACAAGGTGACGGAGCGCTTTCTCGGAAAGCGACAGATCGGAACGACAGGGCGCGGGATCGGGCCAGCGTATGCAGACAAGATCAACCGTGTCGGCATCCGAATTCAAGATCTGTACGACGAGAACATTCTGCGGCAGAAGGTCGAGGGTGCGCTCGACGTCAAGAACCACACGCTCGTGAAGATCTACAATCGCCGCGCCATCGAAGTCGACGAGATCGTCGATGAACTGCTCATGTACGCGGAACGACTGCGGCCGATGGTCGCCGATACCGCGCTCGAACTGCACGAAGCGCTGAACGCTGAGAAAATCGTGCTCTTCGAGGGCGGCCAGGCGACGATGCTCGACGTCGATCACGGAACGTACCCGTTCGTGACGTCGTCGAACGCAACGTCCGGAGGTGCGGCGACCGGCTCTGGCGTCGCGCCCAACCGCATAGATCGCGTTATCGCGATCGTCAAGGCGTACACCACGCGCGTCGGCGCCGGCCCGTTCCCGACAGAGTTGTTTGATGAGAGCGGCGACTATCTGCGCGAGACCGGGTTCGAGTTTGGGACCACGACGGGCCGGGAACGCCGCGTTGGCTGGTACGACGCACCGGTCGCCCGATACGCCTCGCGCATCAACGGCGTCACCGACTTCGTTCTCACCAAGCTCGACGTTCTCGACGGCCTCGACACCATACCGGTGTGTGTTGCCTACGACGTCGACGGTGTTCGGTTCGACGAGATGCCAGTGAACCAGTCCGATTTCCACCACGCGACGCCGATCTACGAAGAGTTTCCAGGCTGGAAGCAGGACATCACCGGATGCCGCAGCTTCGCCGACCTGCCCAAGAACGCGCAGGACTACGTGCTCGCTCTTGAGAAGATGTCGGGCTCGCGCATCTCGGCGATCGGCGTCGGCCCCGGCCGCGATGCTATCGTCGTGCGGCACGATCTCGTGGACTGA
- a CDS encoding DUF3151 domain-containing protein, translating to MTENNLLGVPETHLPAEPEVETALEGAETVDAIAQVVKQHPSSALAWAVYAEHILHPAHPLEGYAAARVAYHRGLDSLRKAGWRGQGPVPWSHEPNRGVLRALYALRRAAAMIDEADEVDRLDDFLRGADDTAAARIELLGTTREPAPSTETFVIRGED from the coding sequence GTGACCGAAAACAATCTGCTTGGGGTTCCAGAGACGCATCTTCCTGCGGAGCCAGAGGTTGAGACAGCTCTCGAGGGTGCAGAGACCGTCGACGCCATCGCGCAGGTTGTGAAGCAGCATCCGTCATCTGCTCTGGCTTGGGCTGTCTACGCCGAGCACATTCTTCATCCGGCGCATCCCCTCGAGGGGTATGCCGCTGCTCGGGTCGCGTACCATCGTGGCCTCGATTCGCTGCGCAAAGCGGGCTGGCGCGGGCAGGGCCCGGTGCCGTGGTCGCACGAGCCCAACCGCGGCGTTCTTCGTGCGCTGTATGCACTGCGTCGCGCTGCCGCGATGATCGACGAAGCAGACGAGGTCGACAGGCTCGACGACTTTTTGCGCGGTGCCGACGACACGGCGGCCGCGCGCATCGAACTTCTGGGAACGACGCGGGAACCTGCCCCGTCGACAGAGACGTTCGTCATTCGCGGCGAAGACTGA
- the argG gene encoding argininosuccinate synthase, whose translation MSKVLTSLPVGERVGIAFSGGLDTSCAVAWMRHNGAIPCTYTADIGQYDEPDIDSVPERATEYGSEISRLVDAKSALVEEGLVALQCGAFHIRSGGKTYFNTTPLGRAVTGTMLVRAMKDDGVDIWGDGSTYKGNDIERFYRYGLLANPRLRIYKPWLDAQFVKELGGRQEMSEWLVEHGFPYRDSAEKAYSTDANIWGATHEAKTLEHLNAGVDIVEPIMGVAAWRDDVDVKTEEVTVTFAEGRPVAINGVEFDDAVALVHEANTIGGRHGLGVSDQIENRIIEAKSRGIYEAPGMALLHIAYERLLNAIHNEDTIANYHQEGRRLGRLMYEGRWLDPQSFMLRESIVRWVGSAVTGSVTLRLRRGDDYTIVDTQGPRLSYHPDKLSMERVENAAFDPTDRIGQLTMRNLDIADSRARLEQYTAQGIVSGETAKFMGDLEEGEAEAISAGAKSTDAESALDSAAMEFGVD comes from the coding sequence ATGTCCAAAGTCCTCACCAGCCTTCCCGTCGGCGAACGCGTCGGCATCGCCTTCTCTGGCGGCCTCGACACGTCGTGCGCCGTCGCCTGGATGCGTCACAACGGCGCTATCCCTTGCACGTATACGGCAGACATCGGGCAGTACGACGAGCCCGACATCGATTCAGTTCCCGAGCGTGCCACGGAGTACGGTTCGGAGATCTCGCGCCTTGTCGACGCCAAGTCAGCCCTCGTCGAAGAAGGACTCGTCGCCCTGCAGTGCGGCGCCTTTCACATTCGCAGCGGCGGAAAGACGTACTTCAACACGACGCCGCTCGGCCGTGCCGTAACAGGAACGATGCTCGTGCGCGCTATGAAGGACGATGGCGTCGATATCTGGGGCGATGGCTCGACATACAAGGGAAACGACATCGAGCGCTTCTACCGCTACGGCCTGCTCGCCAATCCGCGCCTGCGCATCTATAAGCCGTGGCTCGACGCACAGTTTGTCAAAGAGCTTGGCGGCCGCCAAGAGATGAGCGAATGGCTCGTCGAGCACGGCTTCCCGTACCGCGATTCGGCAGAGAAGGCCTACTCGACAGACGCCAACATCTGGGGTGCGACTCATGAGGCGAAGACTCTCGAGCATCTGAATGCCGGCGTCGACATCGTCGAGCCGATCATGGGCGTCGCCGCGTGGCGCGATGACGTCGATGTGAAGACCGAAGAGGTGACGGTCACGTTCGCCGAGGGCCGTCCGGTGGCGATCAACGGCGTTGAATTCGACGACGCAGTCGCGCTCGTGCACGAAGCAAACACCATCGGAGGGCGCCATGGGCTCGGCGTCTCCGACCAGATCGAGAACCGCATCATCGAGGCAAAGAGCCGCGGCATCTACGAGGCTCCCGGCATGGCGCTGCTGCACATCGCCTACGAGCGCCTGCTCAACGCAATCCACAATGAAGACACGATCGCCAACTACCACCAGGAAGGGCGCCGTCTGGGCCGCCTAATGTACGAGGGGCGCTGGCTCGACCCGCAGTCGTTTATGCTGCGCGAGTCAATCGTGCGCTGGGTCGGCTCCGCCGTCACCGGTTCCGTCACGCTTCGTCTGCGCCGCGGCGACGACTACACGATCGTCGATACGCAGGGACCGCGTCTGAGCTACCACCCCGACAAGCTCTCGATGGAGCGCGTCGAGAACGCCGCATTCGATCCGACTGACCGCATCGGCCAGCTCACCATGCGCAATCTCGACATCGCCGACTCGCGCGCACGCCTCGAGCAGTACACAGCCCAGGGCATCGTCTCGGGCGAGACCGCCAAGTTCATGGGCGATCTCGAAGAGGGCGAAGCCGAGGCGATTTCCGCCGGAGCGAAGTCAACGGATGCCGAGAGCGCCCTCGACTCCGCGGCCATGGAGTTCGGCGTCGACTAG
- a CDS encoding dihydrofolate reductase family protein: MAKLTYTFLASLDGYINDSDGRFDWAFPGEEVLDHINRAERDVGTFLYGRTMYEMMIGWENDPDAAEQSPGSAEFAEIWQSKEKIVFSRSLKTVSTRNTRIERTFDPERVQAMKNEATHDLNISGADIAASAWRADLIDDCHLFLAPILVGGGQKLFPEGIRRPLDLIDEHRFSNGMVHLHYRVRR, encoded by the coding sequence ATGGCGAAGCTGACGTACACGTTCCTCGCATCGCTGGATGGCTATATCAACGACAGCGACGGGCGCTTCGACTGGGCATTTCCCGGCGAAGAAGTTCTCGACCACATCAACAGGGCCGAGCGCGATGTCGGAACCTTCCTCTACGGACGCACCATGTACGAGATGATGATCGGCTGGGAGAACGACCCAGATGCCGCGGAGCAATCGCCGGGCAGTGCGGAGTTCGCTGAGATCTGGCAATCAAAAGAGAAGATCGTGTTTTCGCGCTCGCTAAAAACCGTTTCCACGAGGAACACACGTATCGAGCGCACGTTTGACCCTGAGCGCGTCCAGGCTATGAAGAACGAGGCGACTCACGACCTCAATATCAGCGGAGCTGACATCGCCGCCTCGGCCTGGCGGGCCGACCTGATTGACGACTGCCATCTGTTCCTAGCACCGATACTCGTCGGAGGCGGCCAGAAATTGTTCCCCGAGGGCATCCGGCGTCCGCTCGACCTCATTGACGAACATCGGTTCTCGAACGGGATGGTCCATCTTCACTATCGAGTGAGGAGATGA
- a CDS encoding ABC transporter substrate-binding protein, producing the protein MNVHMKGTTMVTARRVIGLGLAVTAALALSACGSADSISGSDESGDGGATTVKVGSAGFAESEIIAEIYAQALEAKDITVKRTMQIGQRDVYVAALEDGSIDLIPDYTGNLLQFYDDTSDASSGDEVYAALSEAVPDGFEVLDQAKAEDKDSYNVTKEFSEKHDVTSIADLANVDEKLVIGGNPELKERPYGPQGLTDVYGVAADNMSFTPINDSGGPLTVEALVNGTVNVADLFTTSPAIAENGFVTLDDPENLVLPQNVVPLINSDAATDEVVETLNAVSEKLTTESLIEMNARNQGEEKASPATIAKDWLADAGLV; encoded by the coding sequence ATGAATGTTCACATGAAGGGAACCACAATGGTCACAGCTCGACGGGTCATCGGACTCGGACTCGCGGTCACTGCGGCGCTCGCTCTGAGCGCCTGCGGTAGTGCCGACTCCATCTCCGGCTCAGACGAATCAGGCGACGGCGGGGCAACAACGGTCAAGGTCGGCTCTGCAGGCTTTGCGGAGTCGGAGATCATCGCCGAGATCTACGCTCAAGCGCTCGAGGCGAAAGACATCACCGTCAAGCGCACAATGCAGATCGGGCAGCGCGATGTGTATGTCGCGGCGCTCGAAGACGGCTCGATCGATCTCATTCCCGATTACACGGGCAACCTGCTGCAGTTTTACGACGACACCTCAGATGCCTCGTCTGGCGACGAGGTCTACGCGGCTCTCTCAGAAGCCGTTCCGGACGGTTTCGAGGTGCTCGATCAGGCGAAGGCCGAAGACAAAGACAGCTATAACGTCACCAAAGAGTTCAGTGAAAAGCACGATGTCACAAGCATCGCCGATCTCGCGAACGTCGATGAGAAGCTCGTTATCGGGGGCAACCCTGAGCTGAAAGAGAGGCCGTATGGTCCGCAGGGACTTACCGACGTCTACGGAGTCGCTGCCGACAATATGTCATTCACGCCGATCAACGATTCGGGCGGGCCGTTGACCGTCGAGGCACTCGTGAACGGCACAGTCAACGTTGCCGATCTCTTTACGACGTCGCCAGCGATCGCGGAGAACGGGTTTGTCACGCTCGACGATCCCGAGAATCTGGTTCTGCCTCAGAACGTTGTTCCTCTGATTAACTCGGATGCGGCGACAGACGAGGTTGTCGAGACGCTCAATGCGGTGTCTGAGAAGCTCACAACCGAATCGTTGATCGAGATGAACGCGCGTAACCAGGGCGAGGAGAAAGCATCGCCAGCAACGATAGCGAAGGACTGGCTCGCCGACGCCGGCCTCGTCTGA
- a CDS encoding ABC transporter permease has translation MSLFAAAFAWLFDAANWAGANGIPMRTLEHLIYTVVTLIAAGIVGVALGLYIGHTGKLRGAAVLVTGSLRALPTLGLLFLFALWLGIGLTPVIIVLAVLAVPPLLAGTYSGIEAIERSTIDSARAMGMTEWQILSRVEIPLAMPLIVSGVRSAALQVIATATIAAYLPLGGLGRFVFDNLSLRRWDAVIGGAIVVTLLALIVDGLFALLERAVVSKGVRAARDRGLGEAATKRKPIAAEAA, from the coding sequence ATGAGCCTGTTTGCCGCAGCATTCGCGTGGCTGTTTGACGCCGCAAACTGGGCGGGAGCCAACGGCATCCCGATGCGCACGCTCGAGCACCTCATCTACACCGTTGTGACGCTCATCGCCGCCGGCATCGTGGGCGTCGCCCTCGGACTCTACATCGGCCACACCGGCAAGCTGAGGGGAGCTGCGGTGCTCGTGACCGGGTCGCTGCGCGCTCTGCCGACATTGGGCCTGCTCTTTCTCTTCGCCCTGTGGCTGGGCATCGGGCTCACACCGGTGATCATCGTGCTTGCCGTTCTGGCTGTGCCACCCTTGCTCGCTGGCACCTACTCGGGCATCGAGGCGATAGAGCGTTCGACAATCGACTCCGCGAGGGCGATGGGAATGACGGAATGGCAGATTCTCTCGCGAGTGGAGATTCCACTGGCGATGCCGCTCATCGTCAGCGGCGTTCGCTCGGCGGCGCTGCAGGTGATCGCCACGGCGACAATCGCCGCGTATCTTCCGCTCGGTGGTCTCGGCCGCTTCGTCTTCGACAATCTGTCGCTCCGTCGGTGGGACGCTGTCATCGGCGGTGCGATCGTCGTGACGCTCCTCGCGCTCATCGTCGACGGATTGTTCGCTCTGCTTGAGCGCGCTGTCGTCTCGAAAGGTGTGCGAGCGGCTCGGGATCGCGGCCTCGGTGAGGCAGCGACAAAACGCAAACCGATCGCGGCGGAGGCCGCATGA